The genome window ATCGTGCCCGCGGGACAGCTCGTGCGGCAGATCGTGGACGAGGCGGAGCGGCTGCTGACGGAGATGGCGGCCCAGTACGCGGCGACGGGCAGGCCGAGAGGATGAGTGCCTGCAAGTTTCTGGTCGCGTTGTGCTCGCTTCCCATGCTGCTATAATGAAAGCAAGCGCCCCGACTGGAGCGAGCCGTTGACTGCCGTCGTCACGATTTCCCGCGGCCAATTCGACGCCCTCATCTTCGACCTTGACGGCGTCGTGACGCAGACGGCCGCCGTCCACGCCGCCGCCTGGAAGCGCCTGTTCGACGACTACCTCCGCAGGCGGGCGCAAAGAGAAGGCCGTCCCTTCGAGCCGTTTACCCTCGAAGACTACCGTCTCTACGTCGACGGCAAGCCCCGCTTCGACGGCGTGGTCAGCTTCCTTGAGTCGCGCGGCATCAGCCTCCCTCAGGGGGCCCCCGACGACGGCGAGGGAAAGGAGACGGTGTACGGGCTGGGCAACCAGAAGAACCGCTACTTCCTGGACCAGCTCGAAAGCCAGGGCGCAGAGGCGTTTCCCTCCACCATCGACCTGATAAAGGACGCAAGATCGAAAGGGTTGAAGACGGCCATCTTCTCCGCCAGCCGGAACTGCGTTCCCATACTGAAGTCGGTGGGCGCGCTCGATCTGTTCGACGCGCGGGTCGACGGCGTGGTCGCCGCCGAGCTGAAGCTGCCCGGCAAGCCCGACCCGGCGACGCTTCTTGAGGCCGCGCGACGCCTTGGTGTATCGCCGCAGAGGGCGGTCATCTTCGAGGACGCGATCGCGGGGGTGCAGGCGGGACGCGCCGGTGGCTTTGGGCTGGTGGTGGGGGTGAATCGCTCGCATGAGGAGAACGTCCTCGCCTCGAACGGCGCGGACGTGGAGGTCTCCGACCTCAGCGAAGTGACGATCGCCCCCTGACGGTATCGCGGCCATCGATGCGCTCTCCGACGCCCTCTATGCGCTGCGTCGGCGTCATCGCCGTAACACAGACGCCGATCTCCCGGCCCGCCCACAGGCCCTTAAGAGAACCTGGGGGACAGCCCCGGACCCCTGACGGAAGAGACACCCCCTCTGGACTCCCCCTGGACTTGAAGGAACGTCCATTGACACGGGGCGAAAGGGCGGTATCATTGAGCCACCTCAACCTGAAGGGAGAGACGCATGGGCCTGTACATCATGATGACCAACCTTACTGAGCAGGGCCGCAAGACGATCAAGAACCGGCCCGAGCGCATCAGGGAGGTAAACAAGGAAGTCGAGGCGATGGGCGGCAAAGTGCTCGCCCAGTACGCTACCCTCGGCCCGTACGATTTCATCAACGTCATCGAGGCGGAGAACAACGAGACAATCGTCAGGATCTCCGTGGAGCTCGGTTCGAGGGGCACGTTGCAGATCATGACCGTGCCCGCCCTCGACATCGATAAGTTCATCTCGCGCGTCTGGGCGCCGGGACGCTAGCCTCGCGTTTCCGCGCCGCCCCGCGATTGGCGCACGGCGTGACCTGAATTCGCCTTCGGTGGTATATTCTCTGCTGCTGCGTCTTGCGCAAGTACCACGCAGGCGCCGCCGCAGGAGTCCTTCGCTCCGCATTCCGACGGCTTGAAGCGAAAGAGGGCAGGAGATGAAAGCCAGGACCTATCCAGAGTACAGCAAGAACTACCCGCTCCTTCTCACCGCCTTTATGAAGAGACCTGTGAACCTCTACCCCGATGAAGAGGCCATCGTCTACCGCAACCCGCAGACCGGCGAGTACTTCCGCTTCACCTGGGGCGAATGGTACAGGCGCACCTGCCGCCTGGCCAACGCCCTCAAGGCGCTCGGCGTCAGGCCGGGCAAGCCGAACGAGCCCGGTGACAGGGTGGCGACCATCGCCCTCAACAACCACTATCACCTCGAGCTCTACTACGCGGTGTCCTGCCTCGGCGCCGTGCTCCATCCCATTAACATGCGGCTTTCCCTCGACCACATGGTCCACGTCATCACCCACGGCGGCGATAAGATCATCTTCTTCGACGACCTGTTCCTCCCCTTGGTAGAGCGCATCTACGACCGTATTAAAGGGACGGTGGAGAGATTCGTCTACCTCTCCGATAAGCCGGGACGCCCGGAGACGAAGATCGAGGCCCTTCTCACCTATCACGAGGTGGTGGAAGGACAGCCGTTCGAGTTCGACTGGCCGATGCTACATGAGGACACGTACGCCACCCTCTGCTACACGACGGGCACGACGGGCCTTCCTAAGGGTGTCATGTTCACCCACCGCGCACTCTACCTCATGTGCCTCCATCTCATGACCCTCGGCGTGCTCAGCAACGACCCCGAGCGAGAACACCTCGGCGAACGAGGGGTCACCCTTCTCAACGTCCCGCTCTTCCACATCCACGGCTGGGGCGCGCCTTACATGGCCGTCTTCACCAGCACGAAGCTCGTGCTCCCCGGCTTCTTCACCGTCGATGGCTTCTGTGAGCTGGTGCAGAACGAGAAGGTGACGAGCACCGCCCTTGTGCCGACGATGCTGGCGATGATCATCGAGTACCCCGATCTGTCAAAATACGACCTGAGCAGCATCAAGGCGTGCTCCGTCGGCGGCGGCGCCTTGCCGTTGGGGCTCAAGCTGAAGGCGGAGAAGGTGATACCCCAGATACGGGCGGGTTCCGGCTACGGAATGACGGAGACGGCGCCCGTCACCATAACCGCCTTCATCAAGAAGTACCACGCCGACCTGCCGGAGGAGGAACTCGAGAAGATCATGGTGAAGACCGGCATCCCTGTGCCCGGCATCGAGGCGATGGTCGTCGACGAGAACATGAACCCCGTGCCGCGTGACGACGCCACCATCGGCGAGATCGTCCTTCGCGGCCCCTGGGTGATGGAGCAGTACTACAACGATCCCGAGCGCACGGCGGAGGTCTGGCGCGACGGTTGGTTCCATACCGGCGACGTCGCCAAGGTCGACAAGGACGGCTATATCACCATCGTCGACCGCATAAGCGACATGATCCGCAGCGGCTCGGAGATGGTGCCTACGGTACTCCTGGAGAATATCGCCGCCTCCGCCGACTTCGTCCTCGAAGCGGCGTTCGTCGGCGTGCCGGACGATGTCTGGGGCCAGCGCCCCATGGCCTTGGTCTCCCTCGCGCCCGGAGCGACGCAAACGGAGGAAGACCTGATCAAGTTCCTCATGTCGGAAGGCGTGGAGAAGGGCAGGATCACCCGCTGGATGCTGCCCGAGTACGTGGTCATCACCAACGATATCCCGAAAACGAGCGTCGGCAAGTTCAACAAGCTGGAGATCAACAAGCGGCTGCCCGAGTTCCTGGAAAAGGCCAGGCGGATGACCAGGCCGGCCGAGACCGTCTAGCACTAACGGGCCGGACCGGAAGTTGGGACGAATTAGCGAGACCCTTGCGAAAACGCGGGCGGAGGGCCGGCCGGCGCTCGTGGCCTTCCTGACCGCCGGTTTTCCCGAGCCGGCGGCCACTCCGCGACTCGTCCGCGCTCTCATCGAGGGCGGCGTCGACATGGTCGAGCTGGGCATGCCCTTCAGCGACCCCCTCGCCGACGGCGCGACGATCGAGAGGGCGAGCCATGCAGCGCTGCAGGCGGGCACGACGCTCGCCGGCTGCCTCTATATCGCCCGCGAGATACGCTCAGGAACGGGCGGCACGCCGCTCATCCTCATGGGCTACTACAACCCCCTGCTCGCATTCGGCGTCCAGCGCTTCGTTGACACCGCCGCCACCGCCGGCGTCGACGGGCTCATCGTCGTCGACCTGCCGCCGGAGGAGGGCGGCGAGCTGGACGCCGCCTGCCGCTCCGCCGGCCTCGACAACATCCTGTTGCTGGCGCCCAACTCGGAGGAGGGAAGGATCAGGCGGGTCGCGCGAAAGGCGAGCGGGTTCATTTACTGCGTTAGCGTGACCGGCGTCACCGGGGCGCGCGATGAGTTGCCGCCTGAGCTTCCCGCATTCCTTGAGCGCGTCCGCTGCCACACCGACCTTCCGCTTGCGGTCGGCTTCGGCATTTCGCGGCCGGAGCACGTGCGGTCGCTGCGAGGGCTGGCCGACGCGGCCGTCGTGGGGAGCGCGATCATCGACGTGATCGAGCGGTCGCCGCCGGACGCGGCCGAAGAGAGGCTGCGGGAGTACGTGCGCACGCTATCGCAAGCGACCCGGTGAGCGCCCTGATGTTCTGGAGGAGCGCAGGTGGGGGTTTCCCCCTCTGCCGGGCCTGCCTACTGGCAGGCAGGTCGCCCAAGCGAAACGACATGGGGGTCTTTCAACCTCCTGTGGCTGCGGGCGCGCGAGCGGCGCGGGAGTGGCGGTTCGGCAGCCCACAGAGCGGTGAGCCGCTTGACAGCGTTATGCGTCGACTGCTATAGTCTCTGGCACAATCGAAAAGCAACAGGCGTAGATCGGGACTAGTACAACGCGAAGCGAGGCCTGTCCTTCCGCGGAAGGATGCAGAGAGCCGGATACAGGTGGAAGCCGGCGCCGGCGCAGCGGATGGAATGGACCCGGGAGCCGCGGCCCGAAACCCGACATCGTCGCGTAGTAGGGCTCGCCGGAGAGGGCACCGTTAGCAGAGCCCAGGGTATCGCCGGCCGTCGAAAGCGGTCAGGCCGTACCCGAAGAGAGATGTCACGGCCCGTCCGTGATAACAAGGGTGGCACCGCGAGTTGAACCTCTCGCCCCTTCCGGCGAGGGGTTTTCGTTTATGTACGGAGGCGGCGCGAAACATGGTGTTCGCATCGGACTATCGGCCGAGCCTTGAGGAGGCGCGCGCGCTGGCGGGCAAGGGCAACCTCGTGCCTGTGTTCAAAGAGGTTGCGGGCGACCTCGAGACGCCCGTGTCCGCGTACCTGAAGGTAGCACGCGGCCGTCACTCGTTCCTGCTCGAAAGCGTTGAGGGCGGCGAGCACCTCGGCCGTTACAGCTTCATCGGCACCGAGCCCTACCGCCTGCTCCAGAGCGACGCCGACAGCGCGGTCGACCCTCTGCACGCGGTTGAGGACGAGTTGCGACGCTTCCAGCTCGTGCCCGTGCCCGGCATTCCCCGCTTCCACGGCGGCGCCGTCGGCTTCCTCTCCTACGAGGCCGCCCGCCGCTTCGAACGGCTCCCCGCGCCCGAAGCCGACCCGCAGGCGCTACCGGAAGCGATGTTCATGTTCGCCGACACCGTCCTCGTCTTCGACCACCTCGAACACAAGATAAAGGTGGTGACCCACGCCCGCCTCGACGGCGACATCGACTCCGCATACCGCCAGGCGACATGGCGCATCGACGAGTACGTCGGCCGCCTGATGCAGCCGCTCGCCGTCCCTGTCTACCGGCAAGCTTCAGAAGACGCCTCCCAGCCGGCGGCCCCTTCGGCGAACGTCAGCCGCGAGCAGTTCCTGCGCATGGTGGAGCGGGCCCGCGAATACATCATGGCCGGCGACGTCATCCAGGTCGTGCTGTCGCGCCGCCTCTCGATCCCGACCCACGCGCCCCCCTTCGAGGTGTACCGTTCGCTGCGGGCCGTCAACCCCTCGCCCTACATGTACTACCTCCAGTTCGGCGACGTGCACATCGTCGGCTCCTCGCCGGAGATGCTCGTGCGGGTCGAAGACCGGACGGTCACCACGCACCCCATCGCCGGTACCAGGCCGCGCGGCCGCGACGCCGCCGAAGACGCCGCCCTCGAGGCCGAGCTGCGTTCGGACGAAAAGGAGCGCGCGGAGCACATCATGCTCCTCGATCTCGGCCGGAACGACATCGGCCGGGTGAGCGAACCGGACAGCGTGCAGGTGGGACAGTGCATGGCGGTAGAACGCTACTCCCACGTGATGCACCTGGTTTCTCGCGTATCCGGCCGCCTCCGCGACGGTCTGACGTGCTTCGACGCCCTGCGCGCCTGCTTCCCCGCCGGCACCGTCTCCGGCGCCCCCAAAATCCGCGCTATGGAGATCATCGCCGAGCTCGAGCCCGACCGCCGCGGCCCCTACGCCGGCGCCGTCGGCTACTTCGACCTGCGGGGCAACCTCGACACGGCGATCACCATCCGCACCATCGTGATGAAAGGCGGTACGGCCCACGTGCAGGTCGGCGCGGGCATCGTCTACGACAGCGTCCCCGAGCGCGAGTACGAGGAGACGGTCAACAAGGCGGGCGCCCTGCTGCGAGCCATCGAGCAGGCGGAGCAGGTGGGCGCGGCGGCAGCGGTGGCGGAGGACTGACGTGCTTCTCCTCATCGATAACTACGATAGCTTCACCTACAACCTCTACCAGTACCTGGCGGAGCTGGGCGCGTCCTTGCGCGTCGTGCGCAACGACGAGACGGACGTCGAGGGCGTGATCGCGATGGCCCCAGAGCGGATCGTCATTTCCCCCGGGCCCTGCACGCCGAAGGAGGCGGGCATAAGCGTCGAGGTGGTGCGGCGGCTCGCCGGCAAGGTGCCGATACTCGGCGTTTGCCTCGGCCATCAGTGCATCGGCGAAGCGTTCGGCGGCGTCGTCGAGAGGGCGGGCGAGATCGTGCACGGCAAGACGTCCCAGATCCACCACGACGGAAGGGGAGTCTATTGCGGCCTTCCCAACCCGTTTCCAGCCACGCGCTATCATTCGCTGATTGTGCGCCGCGACTCCGTTCCGTCCTGCCTCAAGGTGACGGCGTGGACGGAGAACGGCCTTGTGATGGGGCTGCGTCACCGCGAGCTGCCGCTGGAGGGGGTGCAGTTCCACCCCGAATCGGTGCTGACAGCCGTCGGCAAGGACCTGCTGCGCAACTTCCTCGGAGGGAGGACGTAGGGACGTGATACGCGAGGCGATATCCGCCGCCGTCGAGCGGCGCGACCTCTCGGAAGAGGAAGCCGCCGCCGTGATGGAGGAGATACTCTCCGGCGAGGCGACGCCCGCCCAGCTTGCCGCCTTCCTGACGGCGTTGCGTATGAAGGGCGAAACGGTCGATGAGATCGCGGGGATGGCGCGAGTCATGCGCGAGAAGGCGTGCCGCGTCGATTTCGACGGCGCCCTGCTCGACACCTGCGGCACCGGCGGCGACAACTCCCGCAGCTTTAACGTCAGCACGGCGGCTGCGTTCGTCGCCGCGGGCGCGGGCGCGCTCGTCGCCAAGCACGGCAACCGCGCCATGAGCAGCGACTGCGGCTCCGCAGACGTGCTCGAGGCGTTGGGCGCGAAGATAGACTTGCCGCCGGAAGCCGCCCTCCGCTGCCTGGAGCGCACCGGCTTCTGTTTCATGTTCGCGCCGCAGTTCCACCCGGCGATGCGATTTGCCGCCGGCCCGCGGCGCGAAATGGGAATACGCACCGTTTTCAACATCCTGGGGCCGCTCTGCAACCCCGCGGGGGCGCGCTACCAGGTGCTCGGAGTTGCCGACGCCGCTCTCGGCGATAAGCTGGCGGAGGTGCTGCTGCGGCTCGGCTGCGAGCGCGCGCTGGTGGTGCACGGGCGGGAAGGGCTCGACGAGCTCAGCGTGAGCGGCCCGTCGGATGTCTGGGAGATAAAGCGGGGCGCTGTCGAGCGGCGCGAGCTGACCCCCGCAGACGGCGGACTGGACAGCCACCCGCCCGGTTCCCTGAAAGGGGGCCGGCCGTCGGACAACGCGCTCAGCCTTAGGTCGGTTCTCGAGGGCGAACGGGGCCCTCTGCGCGATTTCACGCTGCTGAACGCGGCCGCTGGCCTCGCCGCCCTCGGGATGGTGCAGACGATTGCGGAAGGCGTGGCGAAGGCGGCGGAGGCCATCGACAGCGGCGCCGCCTCTGCCAAACTGCGCGGCTTTGTGGAGGTGAGCAACGAACTTGGCTAGGGGTGCCCCCGCGATCCTGGAGCGGATCGTCGCGGGAAAGAAGAGAGAGCTGGCACAGCGGCAGGAAGAGGAGCCTCTCGATGCGCTGCGAGAGCGCGTCGAGGCGCTCAACAGGCGTCCCGGGGAAGCGGGAGGGCAGCGCTCGCTGCGGCAGCGCCTCCTTGAAGGGCCGCCCGGCCTCGCGCGGGCCGGACATGTGCAGATCATCGCGGAGGTCAAGCGGGCGTCGCCGTCGCGCGGCGTCCTCGCCGACCCGTACCTGTGCCGTTGCCTGCCGCTCACCTACGCCGAGAACGGCGCCGCCGCGATATCGATTGTGACGGAGGCGCGTCACTTCCAGGGGGACATCGAGGCCCTGGAACACGCGCGGGGCGCCCTGGAGCAGGCATTCGGGGACGACAGGCCGGCCCTGCTGCGCAAGGACTTCCTGTTCGCCCCTTACCAGGTGTGGGAGTCGCGGGCGCGCGGCGCGGACGCCGTCCTGCTCATCGTCGCCATCCTCTCCGACGCACGTCTGCGCGACCTGCTGGGTCTGGCGCGCCGGCTCGAGATGGACTGCCTCGTCGAGTGCCACGATGAGTCCGAGGTAGAGCGGGCGCTCGCCGCCGGCGCCGATATCGTCGGCATCAACAACCGCGACCTGCGCACGTTCGAGGTCGATACGGCGACCACGGCGCGTCTGCGCCCGCTCATTCCGCCGGGCATTGTCGTTGTGGGCGAGAGCGGTGTTTGCGCGCGGGAAGATGTCGAGCGGATGGCCGCGCTCGGCGTGGATGCAGTGCTCGTCGGGGAGGCGCTGGTGACGGCGCCCGATCCGGCGGCGAAGCTGCGGGAGCTTTTGGAATGACGCGGGTAAAGATATGCGGCTGTACCTCAGTGGAAGACGCCGTCGCGGCGGCGGAGGCAGGCGCCGATTTCGTGGGCGTCGTCTTTGCCCCCAGCAGGCGGCGTGTCTCCGTGGAGACGGCGCGGCGGATATCGGAGGCGCTGGGCGGCGCCGTCGAAGGGTCCGCGGGCCAGGT of Dehalococcoidia bacterium contains these proteins:
- a CDS encoding beta-phosphoglucomutase family hydrolase; the protein is MTAVVTISRGQFDALIFDLDGVVTQTAAVHAAAWKRLFDDYLRRRAQREGRPFEPFTLEDYRLYVDGKPRFDGVVSFLESRGISLPQGAPDDGEGKETVYGLGNQKNRYFLDQLESQGAEAFPSTIDLIKDARSKGLKTAIFSASRNCVPILKSVGALDLFDARVDGVVAAELKLPGKPDPATLLEAARRLGVSPQRAVIFEDAIAGVQAGRAGGFGLVVGVNRSHEENVLASNGADVEVSDLSEVTIAP
- a CDS encoding GYD domain-containing protein, coding for MGLYIMMTNLTEQGRKTIKNRPERIREVNKEVEAMGGKVLAQYATLGPYDFINVIEAENNETIVRISVELGSRGTLQIMTVPALDIDKFISRVWAPGR
- a CDS encoding long-chain-fatty-acid--CoA ligase, giving the protein MKARTYPEYSKNYPLLLTAFMKRPVNLYPDEEAIVYRNPQTGEYFRFTWGEWYRRTCRLANALKALGVRPGKPNEPGDRVATIALNNHYHLELYYAVSCLGAVLHPINMRLSLDHMVHVITHGGDKIIFFDDLFLPLVERIYDRIKGTVERFVYLSDKPGRPETKIEALLTYHEVVEGQPFEFDWPMLHEDTYATLCYTTGTTGLPKGVMFTHRALYLMCLHLMTLGVLSNDPEREHLGERGVTLLNVPLFHIHGWGAPYMAVFTSTKLVLPGFFTVDGFCELVQNEKVTSTALVPTMLAMIIEYPDLSKYDLSSIKACSVGGGALPLGLKLKAEKVIPQIRAGSGYGMTETAPVTITAFIKKYHADLPEEELEKIMVKTGIPVPGIEAMVVDENMNPVPRDDATIGEIVLRGPWVMEQYYNDPERTAEVWRDGWFHTGDVAKVDKDGYITIVDRISDMIRSGSEMVPTVLLENIAASADFVLEAAFVGVPDDVWGQRPMALVSLAPGATQTEEDLIKFLMSEGVEKGRITRWMLPEYVVITNDIPKTSVGKFNKLEINKRLPEFLEKARRMTRPAETV
- the trpA gene encoding tryptophan synthase subunit alpha, producing the protein MGRISETLAKTRAEGRPALVAFLTAGFPEPAATPRLVRALIEGGVDMVELGMPFSDPLADGATIERASHAALQAGTTLAGCLYIAREIRSGTGGTPLILMGYYNPLLAFGVQRFVDTAATAGVDGLIVVDLPPEEGGELDAACRSAGLDNILLLAPNSEEGRIRRVARKASGFIYCVSVTGVTGARDELPPELPAFLERVRCHTDLPLAVGFGISRPEHVRSLRGLADAAVVGSAIIDVIERSPPDAAEERLREYVRTLSQATR
- the trpE gene encoding anthranilate synthase component I; translated protein: MVFASDYRPSLEEARALAGKGNLVPVFKEVAGDLETPVSAYLKVARGRHSFLLESVEGGEHLGRYSFIGTEPYRLLQSDADSAVDPLHAVEDELRRFQLVPVPGIPRFHGGAVGFLSYEAARRFERLPAPEADPQALPEAMFMFADTVLVFDHLEHKIKVVTHARLDGDIDSAYRQATWRIDEYVGRLMQPLAVPVYRQASEDASQPAAPSANVSREQFLRMVERAREYIMAGDVIQVVLSRRLSIPTHAPPFEVYRSLRAVNPSPYMYYLQFGDVHIVGSSPEMLVRVEDRTVTTHPIAGTRPRGRDAAEDAALEAELRSDEKERAEHIMLLDLGRNDIGRVSEPDSVQVGQCMAVERYSHVMHLVSRVSGRLRDGLTCFDALRACFPAGTVSGAPKIRAMEIIAELEPDRRGPYAGAVGYFDLRGNLDTAITIRTIVMKGGTAHVQVGAGIVYDSVPEREYEETVNKAGALLRAIEQAEQVGAAAAVAED
- a CDS encoding aminodeoxychorismate/anthranilate synthase component II, with the protein product MLLLIDNYDSFTYNLYQYLAELGASLRVVRNDETDVEGVIAMAPERIVISPGPCTPKEAGISVEVVRRLAGKVPILGVCLGHQCIGEAFGGVVERAGEIVHGKTSQIHHDGRGVYCGLPNPFPATRYHSLIVRRDSVPSCLKVTAWTENGLVMGLRHRELPLEGVQFHPESVLTAVGKDLLRNFLGGRT
- the trpD gene encoding anthranilate phosphoribosyltransferase; translated protein: MIREAISAAVERRDLSEEEAAAVMEEILSGEATPAQLAAFLTALRMKGETVDEIAGMARVMREKACRVDFDGALLDTCGTGGDNSRSFNVSTAAAFVAAGAGALVAKHGNRAMSSDCGSADVLEALGAKIDLPPEAALRCLERTGFCFMFAPQFHPAMRFAAGPRREMGIRTVFNILGPLCNPAGARYQVLGVADAALGDKLAEVLLRLGCERALVVHGREGLDELSVSGPSDVWEIKRGAVERRELTPADGGLDSHPPGSLKGGRPSDNALSLRSVLEGERGPLRDFTLLNAAAGLAALGMVQTIAEGVAKAAEAIDSGAASAKLRGFVEVSNELG
- the trpC gene encoding indole-3-glycerol phosphate synthase TrpC, producing the protein MARGAPAILERIVAGKKRELAQRQEEEPLDALRERVEALNRRPGEAGGQRSLRQRLLEGPPGLARAGHVQIIAEVKRASPSRGVLADPYLCRCLPLTYAENGAAAISIVTEARHFQGDIEALEHARGALEQAFGDDRPALLRKDFLFAPYQVWESRARGADAVLLIVAILSDARLRDLLGLARRLEMDCLVECHDESEVERALAAGADIVGINNRDLRTFEVDTATTARLRPLIPPGIVVVGESGVCAREDVERMAALGVDAVLVGEALVTAPDPAAKLRELLE